The following are from one region of the Sandaracinus amylolyticus genome:
- a CDS encoding SRPBCC domain-containing protein — MPTQTYELFIRAAPQQVWDAITRPEHTERYFFGTRVAFENGRIEYTAGPQLVVDGEVLKRENGRELVTTWRIHYAPACASEISRVTWRVEPRGEATKLTAIHELDGAPNTAESVGTNGWSVVLSGLKTLLETGTPLVVGQPG, encoded by the coding sequence ATGCCGACGCAGACCTACGAGCTCTTCATCCGCGCCGCGCCGCAGCAGGTCTGGGACGCAATCACGCGCCCCGAGCACACCGAGCGCTATTTCTTCGGAACGCGCGTCGCGTTCGAGAACGGGCGCATCGAGTACACCGCGGGGCCCCAGCTGGTCGTCGACGGCGAGGTGCTGAAGCGCGAGAACGGTCGCGAGCTCGTGACGACGTGGCGCATCCACTACGCCCCGGCGTGCGCGAGCGAGATCTCGAGGGTCACTTGGCGCGTCGAGCCGCGTGGCGAGGCGACGAAGCTCACCGCGATCCACGAGCTCGACGGGGCACCGAACACCGCGGAGAGCGTCGGCACGAACGGATGGAGCGTCGTGCTCTCGGGCCTGAAGACGCTGCTCGAGACCGGCACGCCGCTGGTCGTCGGTCAGCCCGGCTGA
- a CDS encoding ArsR/SmtB family transcription factor gives MTASRATSDVFQAVSDPTRRAILDRLREGRLPVNDIASGFDMSRPAVSKHLRLLREANLVREQKEGRQRFYELTPGPLRDVADWAESYRALWAANLASLKRHVEGRKKRKGAER, from the coding sequence ATGACCGCGTCCCGAGCGACCTCCGACGTGTTCCAAGCCGTGTCCGATCCCACGCGCCGCGCGATCCTCGATCGCCTGCGCGAGGGACGGCTCCCGGTGAACGACATCGCGTCGGGCTTCGACATGTCGCGGCCCGCGGTCTCGAAGCACCTCCGCCTGCTGCGCGAGGCGAACCTGGTGCGCGAGCAGAAGGAAGGTCGTCAGCGCTTCTACGAGCTGACGCCCGGACCGCTGCGCGACGTCGCGGACTGGGCCGAGTCGTATCGCGCGCTCTGGGCGGCGAACCTCGCGTCGCTCAAGCGCCACGTCGAAGGTCGCAAGAAGCGCAAAGGAGCGGAACGATGA
- a CDS encoding SRPBCC family protein, whose protein sequence is MRSIADVTTGTVRAVVEIDAPPADVFAALTEPEQLALWWGGDLYRTYDWQMDLRPGGAWSVKTEGRQGHSEVRGEILEVDPPHALTLTWQASWDGFARTTIRYRLDAVSSGTRVTVVHDGFAGRPEQCENHAQGWDLVLGWLAAHAARR, encoded by the coding sequence ATGAGGTCGATCGCCGACGTCACCACCGGCACCGTGCGCGCCGTGGTCGAGATCGACGCGCCGCCGGCCGACGTGTTCGCGGCGCTCACCGAGCCCGAGCAGCTCGCGTTGTGGTGGGGCGGCGATCTCTACCGCACCTACGACTGGCAGATGGACCTGCGCCCGGGCGGTGCGTGGAGCGTGAAGACGGAAGGACGTCAGGGGCACTCCGAGGTGCGCGGCGAGATCCTCGAGGTCGACCCTCCGCACGCGCTCACGCTCACGTGGCAGGCGAGTTGGGACGGATTCGCGCGCACGACGATCCGCTACCGGCTCGATGCGGTGTCGAGCGGCACGCGCGTCACCGTCGTGCACGACGGCTTCGCGGGACGCCCGGAGCAGTGCGAGAACCACGCGCAGGGCTGGGACCTCGTGCTGGGCTGGCTCGCGGCGCACGCCGCGCGGCGCTGA
- a CDS encoding sigma-54-dependent transcriptional regulator, with protein MRGRVLVVDDDPSSCEMLDEALSHAGFEVIWRISAEDALPIVREHHALDVVLTDLRMSGASGLDLCRAILEHDPALPVVVITAFGSIRTAVDAIRSGAYDFITKPFDLTVVALALDRAIAHRAMRLELDRLRSRVAAEDHGDLLVGRTDAMRRVIDLIGRAAKSDATVLVTGESGTGKELAARTLHDKSSRAQGPFVAINCAALPEALLESELFGHAKGAFTDARSERPGLFVSASGGTLFLDEIGDMPQGMQVKVLRAIQERSVRPVGSDREVPFDTRIIAATHRDLETEVAAGRFRQDLFFRIHVIEIGLPPLRARGGDVLALAQTFVDRIAARTGRTGLRITHEAAERLLAYEWPGNVRELESSIERAVALARGDELRPEDLPGRVRRSTAGASDPDTSGTTELVPLEEMERRYILRVIRAVRGNKKLAAQVLGMDRSTLYRKLDRWKAPERDET; from the coding sequence ATGCGCGGCCGTGTTCTCGTCGTCGACGACGACCCGAGCAGCTGCGAGATGCTCGACGAAGCGCTCTCGCACGCCGGGTTCGAAGTGATCTGGCGCATCTCCGCGGAGGACGCGCTGCCGATCGTGCGCGAGCACCACGCGCTCGACGTCGTGCTCACGGATCTCCGGATGAGCGGCGCGTCGGGCCTCGATCTCTGCCGCGCGATCCTCGAGCACGATCCGGCGCTACCGGTGGTCGTGATCACGGCGTTCGGCAGCATCCGCACCGCGGTCGACGCGATCCGGAGCGGCGCGTACGACTTCATCACGAAGCCGTTCGACCTCACCGTCGTCGCGCTGGCGCTCGATCGTGCGATCGCCCACCGCGCGATGCGTCTCGAGCTCGATCGCCTTCGCTCGCGCGTGGCCGCCGAGGATCACGGCGACCTGCTGGTCGGTCGCACCGACGCGATGCGCCGGGTGATCGACCTGATCGGGCGCGCCGCGAAGTCCGACGCGACGGTGCTCGTCACCGGCGAGAGCGGGACCGGCAAGGAGCTCGCCGCGCGCACGCTCCACGACAAGAGCTCGCGCGCGCAGGGCCCCTTCGTCGCGATCAACTGCGCCGCGCTCCCCGAGGCGCTGCTCGAGAGCGAGCTCTTCGGGCACGCGAAGGGCGCGTTCACCGACGCTCGCAGCGAGCGCCCCGGCCTCTTCGTGAGCGCGAGCGGCGGCACGCTCTTCCTCGACGAGATCGGCGACATGCCGCAAGGCATGCAGGTGAAGGTGTTGCGCGCGATCCAGGAGCGCAGCGTGCGACCGGTCGGCAGCGACCGCGAGGTCCCGTTCGACACGCGCATCATCGCGGCGACGCATCGCGATCTCGAGACCGAGGTCGCAGCGGGGCGCTTCCGCCAGGATCTCTTCTTCCGCATCCACGTGATCGAGATCGGCCTGCCGCCGCTGCGCGCGCGCGGCGGCGACGTGCTCGCGCTCGCCCAGACGTTCGTCGATCGGATCGCCGCGCGCACCGGGCGCACCGGCCTCCGGATCACCCACGAGGCGGCGGAGCGGCTGCTCGCGTACGAGTGGCCCGGCAACGTGCGCGAGCTCGAGAGCTCGATCGAGCGCGCCGTGGCGCTCGCGCGGGGCGACGAGCTCCGCCCCGAGGATCTGCCCGGCCGCGTGCGCCGGAGCACCGCGGGCGCGAGCGATCCGGACACCAGCGGCACCACCGAGCTCGTCCCGCTCGAGGAGATGGAGCGCCGCTACATCCTGCGCGTGATCCGCGCCGTTCGCGGCAACAAGAAGCTCGCTGCGCAGGTGCTCGGCATGGATCGCAGCACGCTCTATCGGAAGCTCGATCGGTGGAAGGCGCCCGAGCGCGACGAGACCTGA
- a CDS encoding sensor histidine kinase: MKLTWKLSLAIGLGICLVLGANAYVRVRTDSAAYRDDVRRDHDITGRSLATAVELLWRTDGEARAREMVEELNLRTSHATIRWVWRAAGPDEPEAPQRRDLVPVLDAGTRSEIIERDGDAPRMLSYTPVDLPGDRDGAIEIDESLADEREHEHATLVRTATTTGVLIVLCAGLTLAFGTLFVARPLRRLAEKARRIGEGDLSGPLDIRQDDEIRDVARAMNDMCDRLGEARTRLERETDAKMRALEQLRHADRLRTVGQLASTIAHELGTPINVVRARAAMVADGSVSESRVRELGGVIVVQCDRMTGIIRGLLDYARRDPPDRFESDLVRAVRESVQWLRDVARERKVSIELDAAPGELLAWIDPRQMQQAVTNLVLNAVQASHSGATVTVRVRAADDEREAVVEVSDHGPGIAPEHRDRVFEPFFTTKSAGEGTGLGLPIVDGIVREHGGVIDVTSVPGGGACFRIRLPRRSAEPITEASPTTPAGPRGSALRDSWRGTAQS; the protein is encoded by the coding sequence ATGAAGCTCACGTGGAAGCTTTCGCTCGCGATCGGCCTGGGCATCTGCCTGGTCCTCGGAGCCAATGCCTACGTCCGCGTGCGCACCGACAGCGCGGCGTACCGCGACGACGTGCGGCGCGACCACGACATCACCGGGCGCAGCCTCGCGACCGCCGTCGAGCTGCTCTGGCGCACCGACGGAGAAGCGCGCGCGAGGGAGATGGTCGAGGAGCTGAACCTCCGGACGAGCCACGCGACGATCCGCTGGGTGTGGCGCGCCGCGGGGCCCGACGAGCCGGAAGCGCCGCAGCGCCGCGATCTCGTCCCCGTGCTCGACGCCGGCACGAGGTCCGAGATCATCGAGCGGGACGGTGACGCGCCTCGCATGCTCAGCTACACGCCGGTCGATCTGCCCGGCGATCGCGACGGCGCGATCGAGATCGACGAGTCGCTCGCGGACGAGCGCGAGCACGAGCACGCGACGCTGGTGCGCACCGCGACGACGACCGGCGTGCTGATCGTGCTCTGCGCCGGGCTCACGCTCGCGTTCGGCACGCTCTTCGTCGCGCGCCCGCTGCGGCGGCTCGCCGAGAAGGCGCGGCGCATCGGCGAGGGCGACCTCTCGGGGCCGCTGGACATCCGGCAGGACGACGAGATCCGCGACGTCGCGCGCGCCATGAACGACATGTGCGATCGGCTCGGCGAGGCGCGCACGCGCCTCGAGCGCGAGACCGACGCGAAGATGCGCGCGCTCGAGCAGCTCCGGCACGCCGACCGACTGCGCACGGTGGGACAGCTCGCGTCGACGATCGCGCACGAGCTCGGGACGCCCATCAACGTGGTGCGTGCGCGCGCCGCGATGGTCGCGGATGGCTCGGTGTCCGAGAGCCGCGTGCGCGAGCTCGGTGGGGTGATCGTGGTGCAGTGCGATCGGATGACCGGGATCATCCGGGGCCTGCTCGACTACGCGCGGCGCGATCCGCCCGATCGCTTCGAGAGCGATCTGGTGCGCGCGGTGCGCGAGTCGGTCCAGTGGCTCCGGGACGTCGCGCGCGAGCGAAAGGTCTCGATCGAGCTCGACGCCGCGCCGGGCGAGCTCCTCGCGTGGATCGATCCGCGGCAGATGCAGCAGGCGGTCACGAACCTGGTGCTCAACGCGGTGCAGGCGTCGCACTCGGGCGCGACGGTCACGGTGCGCGTGCGCGCCGCGGACGACGAGCGCGAAGCGGTGGTCGAGGTCAGCGATCACGGTCCGGGCATCGCGCCCGAGCATCGCGACCGGGTCTTCGAGCCCTTCTTCACGACGAAGAGCGCGGGCGAAGGCACCGGGCTCGGGCTCCCGATCGTCGACGGCATCGTGCGCGAGCACGGCGGTGTGATCGACGTGACGAGCGTGCCCGGTGGCGGCGCGTGCTTCCGCATCCGCCTCCCGCGACGGAGCGCGGAGCCGATCACCGAGGCGAGCCCCACGACGCCGGCCGGTCCCCGTGGGAGCGCGCTGCGGGACTCGTGGCGCGGCACCGCGCAGAGCTGA
- a CDS encoding tyrosine/phenylalanine carboxypeptidase domain-containing protein → MSPSQRRERIVDVDRRLVAIAKEIRVLGELSWPAETVDAFLASWRRGEPELPAVTYPHGRHRTQLEALLELRRELDVHDPVQSFLDDTAGSYRAAGRMLEHAGTPSFLELSQTLYGKPDDRLPGASITHLEAADQLLAATDKLADAGLDFDPGATIPSEEAAARMRDRLASFFTKHDVEVVVDPHLGAKAMAGAKRVRLRGDTLFSELDLDQLVEHEAFIHSATALNGREQPVLTVLGLGAPRTTLTQEGLATVAELATRAIDLARLRRIALRIRAIHLAIEGADFVEVFRFFLERGQSDEESVRSAMRVFRGGDVRGRWVFTKDVVYLQGLVAVHTFLRKSIADHKPFLIERLFAGRMALSDVFLLEEAFTDGLVAPALYVPAWARNLRALAAYLAFTAVAYSIDLGAIELEQILPAYDFE, encoded by the coding sequence ATGTCGCCTTCCCAACGCCGCGAGCGCATCGTCGACGTCGATCGCCGCCTCGTCGCGATCGCGAAGGAGATCCGCGTTCTCGGCGAGCTCTCGTGGCCAGCCGAGACGGTCGATGCGTTCCTCGCGTCGTGGCGGCGCGGCGAGCCCGAGCTGCCCGCGGTCACGTACCCGCACGGCCGCCATCGCACCCAGCTCGAGGCCCTGCTCGAGCTCCGCCGCGAGCTCGACGTTCACGACCCGGTGCAGAGCTTCCTCGACGACACCGCGGGCTCGTATCGCGCCGCGGGGCGCATGCTCGAGCACGCGGGCACGCCCTCGTTCCTCGAGCTCTCGCAGACGCTCTACGGCAAGCCCGACGACCGCCTGCCGGGCGCGTCGATCACGCACCTCGAGGCCGCGGATCAGCTCCTCGCCGCGACCGACAAGCTCGCAGACGCCGGGCTCGACTTCGATCCCGGCGCGACGATCCCCAGCGAGGAAGCCGCCGCGCGCATGCGCGATCGGCTCGCGTCGTTCTTCACGAAGCACGACGTCGAGGTCGTCGTCGATCCCCACCTCGGCGCGAAGGCGATGGCGGGCGCGAAGCGCGTGCGCCTGCGCGGCGACACGCTGTTCTCCGAGCTCGATCTCGATCAGCTCGTCGAGCACGAGGCGTTCATCCACTCCGCGACCGCGCTGAACGGTCGCGAGCAGCCCGTGCTCACGGTGCTCGGCCTCGGCGCGCCGCGCACCACGCTGACACAAGAGGGCCTCGCCACGGTCGCCGAGCTCGCGACGCGCGCGATCGATCTCGCGCGGCTGCGCCGCATCGCGCTGCGCATCCGCGCGATCCATCTCGCGATCGAGGGCGCGGACTTCGTCGAGGTGTTCCGCTTCTTCCTCGAGCGCGGGCAGAGCGACGAAGAGTCGGTGCGCTCCGCGATGCGCGTCTTCCGCGGCGGCGACGTGCGCGGGCGCTGGGTGTTCACGAAGGACGTCGTGTACCTCCAGGGCCTGGTCGCGGTGCACACGTTCCTGCGCAAGTCGATCGCGGACCACAAGCCGTTCCTGATCGAGCGCCTCTTCGCGGGCCGCATGGCGCTCTCCGACGTGTTCCTGCTCGAAGAAGCGTTCACCGACGGGCTCGTCGCGCCCGCGCTCTACGTGCCCGCGTGGGCGCGCAACCTGCGCGCGCTCGCCGCGTACCTCGCCTTCACCGCGGTCGCGTACTCGATCGATCTCGGCGCGATCGAGCTCGAGCAGATCCTTCCGGCATACGACTTCGAGTGA